One region of Olleya sp. Hel_I_94 genomic DNA includes:
- a CDS encoding exopolysaccharide biosynthesis polyprenyl glycosylphosphotransferase: MEYKRGRYSWLLRPALIIFDLVVINVLAFYFFNFNQSSLYYFDIDILNNKHFLYVVYSIFFWMISTSLLRFYEVYRYTSSINIISLIIKQFLAFGIIVYAFIGAFRSIDTPAFTTLKYLLLSFLIISTAKLVSYYILKSYRSFLKGNVRRVVIIGKDEGAQELKQLFTKRKELGYTIKATFANTDTKGFTGNISDSFQFLSNDKSIDEIYCAIDELTEKQVNDYVKYAEINHCNIKFIPRSSKLLTSRLKTDYYNYLPVLSMPEVTLNNDFNKFIKRIFDVVFSSLIIIFILSWLVPLLFIVIKLESKGPLFYKHTRNGINYKEFDCYKFRSLKTNKTIAGTYITQNDKRVTKIGKFLRKTSLDEFPQFYNVLKGDMSVVGPRPHMLSYTDDYSKKIDKYNFIFRHNVKPGVTGLAQVKGYRGEIKNDEDIINRIKYDNFYIENWSLVLDIRIIFQTMINVFKGQKQAY; the protein is encoded by the coding sequence ACGCGGAAGGTACTCTTGGTTACTTAGACCTGCTCTTATCATTTTTGACCTAGTTGTCATCAATGTACTTGCTTTTTACTTTTTTAACTTTAATCAATCAAGTCTTTACTATTTTGATATAGATATATTGAATAACAAACACTTTTTGTATGTGGTGTATTCAATATTTTTCTGGATGATATCGACGTCTTTATTACGATTTTACGAGGTCTATCGTTACACCTCAAGTATTAACATTATATCCTTAATTATAAAGCAATTTTTAGCTTTTGGTATTATCGTATATGCCTTTATAGGAGCTTTTAGAAGCATAGATACACCTGCCTTTACAACCCTTAAATACTTACTACTTTCATTTTTAATTATTAGTACCGCAAAACTAGTTAGCTATTATATTTTAAAATCGTATCGCTCCTTTTTAAAAGGTAATGTTAGGCGTGTTGTTATTATTGGAAAGGATGAAGGTGCACAAGAGCTAAAACAATTATTTACTAAACGTAAAGAATTAGGATATACCATTAAAGCGACCTTTGCAAATACAGATACTAAAGGGTTTACAGGAAATATTTCAGATAGTTTTCAATTTTTATCTAACGATAAAAGTATTGACGAGATTTATTGCGCAATTGATGAACTAACAGAGAAGCAAGTTAATGATTACGTTAAGTATGCCGAGATTAATCATTGTAATATTAAGTTTATTCCAAGATCTAGCAAATTACTTACTAGTAGATTAAAAACAGATTATTATAATTACCTACCAGTATTGTCAATGCCAGAGGTAACATTAAATAACGACTTTAATAAATTTATTAAACGCATTTTTGATGTTGTTTTTTCATCACTTATCATAATCTTTATTTTATCATGGCTAGTCCCATTACTGTTTATTGTAATAAAATTAGAATCTAAAGGACCTTTATTTTATAAACATACACGTAACGGAATTAATTATAAAGAGTTTGATTGTTATAAGTTTAGATCATTAAAAACTAATAAAACCATTGCAGGAACCTATATCACCCAAAATGATAAACGAGTAACCAAAATAGGTAAGTTTTTACGTAAAACTAGTTTGGACGAGTTTCCGCAATTTTATAATGTATTAAAAGGAGACATGAGTGTTGTTGGACCCAGACCACACATGCTATCTTATACAGATGATTATTCAAAAAAAATTGATAAGTACAATTTTATATTTAGACACAACGTTAAGCCTGGCGTTACTGGATTAGCCCAAGTCAAAGGTTATAGAGGTGAAATAAAAAATGACGAAGACATAATTAACCGTATTAAATATGATAATTTTTATATCGAAAATTGGTCACTAGTATTAGACATTAGAATCATATTTCAAACCATGATAAACGTTTTTAAAGGTCAAAAACAAGCCTACTAA